A window of the Nitrospiria bacterium genome harbors these coding sequences:
- the ppk1 gene encoding polyphosphate kinase 1 — MEKELVSAVDLDAPEWYLNRELTWLEFNRRVLNEGFDERSPLLERVKFLAIVASNLDEFFMKRIGGLKQQAGAGVTELSVDGRTPEKQIHECHAVVREMEDQQRGLSVELFRLLDQAGIHLNNYTALNPADKAAVRDHYVRNVFPLVTPLAIGPAHPFPFISNLSLNLLVTVRHPGADKADLVRIKVPIGEEVPRFLQIREQLGFVPLEDVIAQNLDLLFPGMQIESCELFRVTRNAITEIPGHQAEDLMSMVESELRDRKFAPIVRLETSKGMNPTRRGMLAAELGLDEAADVFEVDGLMAKRDLSQIAALKIRELHDAPHHPMDPPLIAGATNIFHRIREQGPLLLQHPYDSFVTSVERFVKEASQDPKVLAIKMTLYRTAAESKIIEYLIEASQNGKQVAVAVELKARFDESSNIRWAHRLEEAGIHVSYGVLGLKTHCKIIFVLRRDYDGLRRYAHFGTGNYNADTARVYSDLGLLTCDPVIGGDLTELFNYLTSGNVPDRNYRKLLPAPTRFKQALLSKIEREALRQDGSPGLIRFKINALEDKDITKALYRASQAGVKVDLIVRDTCRLRPGIPGVSDRIRVFSLVGRFLEHARIYYFRNGGDEEYFISSADCMAQKMEHRIEVAVPVEEPDLRVQLRQILDLQMTNRRGLWTMRPDGTYDRVAAEPGADDRGAQEVLIERAQERCQASQTSSPRDPSAFSGGPNSGAYSPSAGHRFKTQRRREP, encoded by the coding sequence ATGGAAAAGGAACTGGTCTCGGCGGTCGACTTGGACGCCCCAGAATGGTACCTCAATCGCGAGCTCACCTGGCTGGAATTCAACCGGCGCGTGCTCAACGAGGGCTTCGACGAGCGCTCCCCGTTGTTGGAGCGCGTGAAGTTCCTGGCGATCGTCGCCTCGAACCTGGACGAATTTTTCATGAAACGGATCGGCGGATTAAAGCAACAGGCCGGCGCCGGCGTGACGGAACTCTCGGTCGACGGTCGCACGCCGGAGAAGCAGATTCACGAATGCCACGCGGTGGTCCGGGAGATGGAGGACCAGCAGCGCGGCCTTTCCGTGGAGTTGTTCCGCCTGCTGGACCAGGCCGGGATTCATCTCAACAATTACACCGCCCTGAACCCGGCCGATAAGGCCGCCGTGCGCGATCATTATGTCCGAAATGTTTTCCCCTTGGTCACGCCGCTGGCCATCGGTCCCGCCCATCCCTTTCCGTTTATTTCCAACCTCTCCCTGAATCTTCTGGTCACGGTCCGGCACCCCGGCGCGGACAAGGCCGACCTCGTCCGCATCAAAGTCCCGATCGGCGAGGAGGTTCCGCGCTTTCTTCAAATCCGGGAGCAGTTGGGCTTCGTCCCCCTTGAAGACGTGATCGCGCAAAACCTGGACCTCCTCTTTCCCGGGATGCAGATCGAGTCCTGCGAGTTGTTTCGCGTGACCCGCAACGCCATCACCGAAATCCCGGGGCACCAGGCCGAAGACCTGATGTCGATGGTCGAATCCGAACTCCGGGACCGAAAATTCGCCCCCATCGTCCGTCTCGAGACGTCGAAGGGCATGAACCCGACGCGGCGGGGGATGCTGGCGGCCGAACTCGGACTCGACGAAGCCGCCGACGTGTTCGAGGTGGACGGGCTCATGGCCAAGCGCGATCTCTCCCAGATCGCCGCCTTGAAAATCCGGGAACTTCACGACGCGCCCCACCACCCCATGGATCCTCCGCTGATCGCCGGCGCCACGAACATTTTCCATCGGATCCGCGAGCAGGGCCCCCTCCTTCTCCAGCATCCGTACGACTCCTTTGTCACGTCGGTGGAACGGTTCGTGAAGGAGGCCAGCCAGGACCCGAAAGTGCTCGCGATCAAGATGACCCTGTACCGGACGGCGGCGGAATCCAAGATCATCGAGTACCTGATCGAGGCCTCCCAGAACGGCAAGCAGGTGGCCGTCGCGGTGGAACTGAAGGCCCGCTTCGACGAATCGTCGAACATCCGTTGGGCCCATCGCCTGGAGGAGGCCGGAATCCACGTCTCCTACGGTGTGCTGGGCCTGAAGACGCACTGCAAAATCATCTTCGTGCTGCGGCGGGATTACGACGGGCTGCGCCGCTACGCCCATTTCGGAACCGGCAACTACAACGCCGACACCGCCCGCGTCTACAGCGATCTGGGCCTGCTGACCTGCGATCCCGTGATCGGCGGGGATCTGACCGAGCTGTTCAATTACCTCACGTCCGGCAACGTTCCGGACCGGAACTACCGCAAACTGCTGCCGGCGCCGACCCGCTTCAAACAGGCCCTTCTCTCGAAGATCGAACGGGAAGCCCTGCGGCAGGACGGATCACCGGGCCTCATCCGGTTTAAGATCAACGCGCTGGAAGACAAGGATATCACCAAGGCGCTCTATCGGGCGTCCCAGGCGGGCGTAAAGGTCGATTTGATCGTGCGGGATACCTGTCGTCTGCGGCCGGGCATCCCCGGCGTCTCCGACCGCATCCGGGTGTTCAGCCTCGTCGGACGCTTTCTGGAGCACGCCCGGATCTATTATTTCCGCAACGGCGGGGACGAGGAATATTTCATCAGTTCCGCGGACTGCATGGCGCAAAAGATGGAACATCGCATCGAGGTCGCCGTCCCCGTGGAGGAACCCGACCTGCGCGTCCAGCTCCGCCAGATTCTGGATCTTCAAATGACGAACCGACGGGGTTTATGGACCATGCGGCCGGACGGAACCTACGATCGCGTTGCGGCCGAGCCGGGCGCCGACGACCGGGGAGCCCAGGAAGTCCTGATCGAGCGGGCCCAAGAGCGCTGTCAAGCGTCGCAGACCTCAAGCCCTCGGGATCCATCCGCTTTCTCGGGAGGGCCGAACTCGGGAGCGTATTCCCCGTCCGCCGGTCATCGTTTCAAAACGCAGAGGCGAAGAGAGCCGTAG
- a CDS encoding response regulator transcription factor, with protein MNDAMSPEKDSSQKDILVVESDSNTAGLLKQELEKYYFQVRITPDGKKGLAEAQTAPPALIISELILPELDGWTLCRLLKSHPKTKAVPLLVLTMLGQEENRLRGLELGADDYMTKPFSVKEVVSRVRALLRRSQMNSENKPKTLLKIGPLTIDLERHEVHERGRPVSLTPIEFSLLAYLAEHSGRVFTRDQLITALWEKDRFIEEHNLDVHMHALRQKVEGDPDRPRLLVTVHGVGYKLESEP; from the coding sequence ATGAATGATGCGATGTCACCCGAGAAGGATTCATCTCAGAAGGACATTCTGGTCGTCGAGAGCGACTCGAATACCGCCGGACTTCTCAAGCAGGAACTTGAAAAATATTACTTCCAGGTTCGGATTACCCCGGACGGTAAAAAAGGATTGGCGGAAGCGCAGACCGCGCCGCCCGCTCTGATCATTTCGGAATTGATCCTCCCGGAACTGGACGGGTGGACGCTCTGTCGTTTGTTGAAGAGCCATCCCAAAACCAAAGCCGTCCCCCTTCTCGTTCTCACGATGCTTGGACAGGAGGAAAACCGCCTCCGCGGGCTTGAGCTGGGCGCGGACGATTACATGACCAAGCCGTTCAGCGTGAAGGAAGTGGTGTCCCGCGTCCGGGCGCTGCTTCGGCGCAGTCAAATGAACAGCGAAAATAAGCCGAAGACCCTTCTGAAGATCGGTCCGCTGACGATCGACTTGGAACGGCATGAGGTGCATGAGCGCGGCCGACCGGTGTCCCTGACCCCGATCGAGTTCTCCCTGCTCGCCTATCTGGCCGAGCATTCCGGAAGGGTCTTCACGCGCGACCAACTGATTACGGCGCTTTGGGAGAAAGACCGCTTCATCGAGGAGCATAACCTGGATGTGCATATGCATGCCCTTCGGCAGAAGGTCGAGGGGGATCCGGACCGGCCTCGTCTTCTCGTGACCGTGCACGGGGTGGGTTACAAACTTGAATCCGAACCGTGA
- a CDS encoding DUF3562 domain-containing protein: MAAALISENDSDELQNFSTIEDLARELGVPVEEIHLHYEAALKELRPTARIKAFLPILAGRQVKETVLEKKTRGGISDQQTSAPI, encoded by the coding sequence ATGGCGGCGGCTTTGATCTCGGAAAACGATTCGGATGAGCTACAGAATTTCTCAACCATCGAGGACCTGGCCCGGGAGCTCGGGGTTCCCGTAGAGGAGATTCATCTCCATTATGAGGCCGCGTTGAAGGAGTTGCGGCCGACCGCGAGGATCAAGGCGTTTCTGCCGATTCTCGCCGGCCGTCAAGTCAAGGAAACCGTGCTCGAAAAGAAAACCCGCGGCGGGATCTCGGACCAGCAGACCTCCGCCCCTATATAA
- the metK gene encoding methionine adenosyltransferase, with product MKEDFMFTSESVTEGHPDKLCDQISDAIVDRFLQQDPFSRVIAECAVSTAIVFVAARFHAKASVDFATVAREIINGVGYEHHAFNGRTCSIVTSLAELPPDDNGLRDEMDLTEPELERIPVRNQVTVFGFACNQTPSRMPLPIWLAHKLARQLTTARVKATLPYLAPDGKTQVGIEYRKRRPYRIHSLTVIASQNRPSEPDLKKLTDDIRETVILPVFADEPIRPDDQTRIFVNPDGPFIVGGPSIHSGLTGRKNAIDTYGEYSRHSGSALSGKDPTRIDRIGAYMARCAAKNVVAAGMAEECEVQLSYSIGLSRPVSIQVQTLGTGRIPDSEISSRLEKLFDFRPAGIIRAFRLRHLPAAAKDGFYRKLAAYGHVGRTDLDLPWERTDQAGVLKSG from the coding sequence ATGAAAGAAGATTTTATGTTCACATCCGAATCGGTTACGGAGGGTCATCCGGACAAGCTCTGCGATCAGATCAGCGACGCGATCGTGGACCGCTTCCTCCAACAGGATCCTTTTTCAAGAGTGATCGCGGAGTGCGCCGTCTCGACCGCGATCGTTTTTGTCGCCGCACGATTTCATGCCAAGGCCAGCGTGGATTTCGCCACGGTCGCCCGGGAAATCATCAACGGGGTCGGATACGAACACCACGCCTTCAACGGACGAACCTGCAGCATCGTGACGAGCCTTGCGGAGCTCCCTCCAGACGACAACGGTCTGCGGGACGAGATGGATCTCACCGAGCCGGAACTGGAGCGTATCCCGGTTCGAAATCAGGTCACGGTTTTCGGGTTCGCCTGCAACCAAACCCCGTCCCGGATGCCGCTCCCGATCTGGCTGGCCCACAAACTGGCCCGGCAGTTGACCACGGCCCGCGTGAAAGCGACCCTGCCCTATCTCGCGCCGGACGGAAAGACCCAGGTGGGGATCGAATACCGAAAGCGCCGGCCCTATCGGATCCACAGCCTGACCGTGATCGCAAGCCAGAACAGGCCGTCGGAACCGGATCTGAAGAAGCTCACGGACGACATTCGCGAAACCGTGATCCTGCCCGTCTTCGCCGATGAACCGATCCGTCCCGACGATCAAACCCGGATCTTTGTCAACCCGGACGGGCCCTTTATCGTGGGCGGCCCCTCGATCCATTCCGGTTTGACCGGTCGGAAGAACGCCATTGACACCTACGGGGAGTATTCGCGTCACAGCGGCTCGGCGCTCAGCGGGAAGGACCCGACCCGGATCGACCGCATCGGCGCCTACATGGCCCGTTGCGCGGCGAAAAACGTCGTGGCGGCCGGGATGGCTGAAGAGTGCGAGGTGCAGCTCAGTTACTCGATCGGTCTGTCGCGACCGGTCAGCATCCAGGTCCAGACGCTCGGAACCGGCCGGATTCCGGACTCGGAGATCTCCTCCCGTCTGGAAAAACTTTTTGATTTCCGGCCGGCCGGCATCATCCGGGCCTTCCGGCTCCGCCATCTCCCTGCGGCCGCCAAGGACGGGTTTTACAGAAAATTGGCGGCCTACGGGCATGTCGGAAGAACGGACCTGGACCTGCCCTGGGAGCGAACCGATCAGGCGGGTGTTTTGAAGTCCGGCTGA
- a CDS encoding ATP-binding protein gives MRLSLQSRFVLALLLSGVFTFLLAYGLTFWVRDPVSALAIALLASLPVLWVIGRGLARHVTKPFEEIAAVARGLAAGQRGRRVAVRSRDEIADLGHAVNRMAADLETKLTEISEDRGRLQAVLSSMVEGVLVLDRERKILLMNAAIARMFLLEDSAVLGRPLIEVFRHRQLHQLVQRTLESGADQSEELAMFIPDERIFSVQASVSEKGGVAVVLVFHDVSSLKRLERIRKDFVANVSHELRTPMTSIKGYIEALIDGAKDDPRKCVEFLRIIQKHADQLTALLSDLLQLSTIESGRYQWQRGTIPVADLIGKAVHLLQPQAEKKGQTISTGSAADAGSVIGDADKLTQVLINLIDNAIKYSPAGGRITVEARQDATGVEIAVGDTGIGIPSKEIVRIFERFYRVDRARSREVGGTGLGLAIVKHIVEAHGGKVSVESQIGKGSRFIVTLPKQPPFP, from the coding sequence GTGCGGCTCTCCCTCCAGAGCAGGTTTGTGCTGGCCTTGCTGTTGTCCGGTGTTTTCACCTTCCTGCTGGCGTACGGATTGACCTTTTGGGTTCGGGACCCCGTCTCGGCGCTCGCGATCGCGCTCCTTGCGTCTCTTCCGGTCCTGTGGGTGATCGGGCGCGGGCTGGCCCGCCACGTGACGAAACCGTTCGAGGAGATCGCGGCCGTCGCCCGCGGGCTGGCCGCCGGGCAACGGGGCCGGCGGGTCGCCGTCCGGTCGCGGGACGAGATCGCCGACTTGGGCCACGCGGTGAACCGGATGGCCGCGGATCTTGAAACCAAGCTGACCGAGATTTCGGAAGACCGCGGCCGTCTTCAGGCCGTACTCTCCAGCATGGTGGAGGGCGTGCTGGTCCTGGATCGGGAGCGGAAAATCCTGCTGATGAACGCCGCGATCGCGCGGATGTTTCTTCTGGAGGATTCGGCGGTTCTGGGCCGTCCCTTGATCGAAGTGTTCCGGCATCGTCAGCTTCACCAACTGGTCCAACGGACGCTGGAGAGCGGAGCGGACCAATCGGAGGAGCTTGCGATGTTTATCCCCGACGAGCGCATCTTTTCCGTGCAGGCCTCGGTTTCCGAAAAAGGGGGGGTCGCGGTCGTTCTGGTCTTTCACGACGTGTCGAGTTTGAAGCGGCTGGAGCGCATCCGAAAAGACTTTGTGGCCAATGTTTCGCACGAGCTCCGCACGCCCATGACCTCGATCAAGGGGTATATCGAGGCCCTGATCGACGGGGCGAAGGACGACCCCCGGAAGTGCGTCGAGTTTCTCCGGATCATTCAAAAACACGCCGATCAGCTCACGGCGTTGCTGTCCGATCTTCTCCAGCTCTCGACCATCGAATCCGGCCGATACCAATGGCAGCGGGGAACGATCCCGGTGGCCGATCTGATCGGCAAAGCCGTTCATCTGCTCCAACCCCAGGCCGAGAAGAAAGGCCAGACGATTTCGACCGGTTCCGCCGCGGACGCGGGGTCCGTGATCGGCGATGCGGATAAACTGACACAGGTTCTGATTAATCTGATCGATAACGCCATCAAGTACAGTCCGGCGGGCGGCCGGATCACGGTGGAGGCCCGGCAGGACGCAACGGGCGTCGAGATCGCGGTCGGCGACACCGGCATCGGGATTCCCTCCAAGGAAATCGTCCGGATTTTTGAACGGTTTTACCGGGTGGACCGGGCGCGCTCCCGGGAAGTGGGCGGCACGGGCCTCGGCCTGGCCATCGTCAAGCACATCGTCGAAGCCCACGGCGGAAAGGTTTCCGTCGAAAGCCAGATTGGAAAAGGTTCCCGGTTTATTGTGACCCTTCCGAAGCAGCCCCCTTTTCCCTGA
- a CDS encoding TRC40/GET3/ArsA family transport-energizing ATPase, protein MRIILFTGKGGVGKTTLAAATALKAAALGYKTLVISTDVAHSLADSLAVPLSNDPRPVGPPELLAAELDTGEELERYWGNIKRRIAAILQKTGLESAIAGEMAVLPGLDEILSLVRIKKYFDEGRFDVLIIDSAPTGAAMRLLGAPDLGRLYIKNILDFSRGIGNVFVPLLQAFQRKTAAESAFPDQIQRLFDQVEALRRILADPVLTSVRLVLNADRMAILETQRAFTFFSLYGFTVDALLINRVLPPEISDPYLAAWKEKQSEYRRMIAESFSPLVPLEVPLMPQEVTGIPALTLLAETLYRGNDPVQRLSDVQPLTFELKDGEYTLSLRLVGIQGSDIDLEKCGDELRIQVGKHKRSIALPQYLAGRTPTSASLDGGFLKIIFKE, encoded by the coding sequence ATGCGCATCATTCTGTTCACCGGTAAAGGCGGGGTTGGAAAGACAACCTTGGCGGCCGCGACCGCCCTCAAAGCCGCGGCCCTGGGCTACAAAACGCTGGTGATCAGCACGGACGTCGCCCACAGCCTCGCCGATTCCCTGGCCGTTCCATTGTCCAACGATCCGAGGCCGGTCGGCCCTCCGGAACTTCTCGCCGCCGAACTCGACACCGGGGAAGAACTGGAACGATACTGGGGAAACATCAAGAGGCGGATCGCCGCCATTCTGCAGAAGACCGGGCTGGAATCCGCGATCGCCGGCGAAATGGCCGTTCTTCCCGGGCTGGATGAAATCCTGAGTCTCGTTCGCATCAAGAAATATTTTGACGAAGGCCGGTTCGACGTTCTGATCATCGACAGCGCCCCGACGGGCGCGGCGATGCGATTGCTGGGCGCTCCCGATCTCGGCCGGCTTTACATCAAAAATATCCTGGATTTTTCCCGTGGAATCGGCAACGTCTTCGTTCCGCTGCTGCAAGCGTTCCAGCGGAAGACGGCCGCCGAGAGCGCCTTCCCGGATCAGATCCAGAGGCTTTTCGATCAGGTCGAGGCCTTGCGGCGCATCCTGGCCGATCCCGTCCTGACATCGGTGCGCCTGGTCCTGAATGCCGACCGGATGGCCATCCTCGAAACACAGCGGGCGTTCACCTTTTTTAGTTTATACGGATTCACCGTGGACGCGCTGCTGATCAACCGGGTCCTGCCGCCGGAGATTTCCGACCCCTATCTGGCGGCGTGGAAAGAGAAGCAATCCGAATACCGCCGGATGATCGCCGAGTCTTTTTCCCCCCTGGTCCCCCTGGAAGTTCCCCTGATGCCGCAGGAGGTCACCGGCATTCCGGCGCTCACGCTTCTGGCCGAGACCCTCTATCGTGGGAACGACCCCGTCCAGCGGCTCTCGGACGTGCAGCCCCTGACCTTTGAATTGAAAGACGGAGAATATACGTTATCCCTTCGGCTGGTCGGGATACAGGGAAGCGACATCGATCTGGAGAAATGCGGCGATGAATTGCGAATCCAGGTCGGGAAGCACAAACGCTCCATCGCCCTTCCCCAATACCTGGCCGGGCGGACGCCGACATCGGCCAGCCTGGACGGAGGATTTTTAAAAATCATCTTTAAAGAATAG
- a CDS encoding NUDIX domain-containing protein, with amino-acid sequence MSGLTHAGGIVVRLQGDAPRYLVVTAKNDALRWVFPKGHIDPGETPEAAAEREVREEAGMDAKIVEAVGSVDFKKDGREARAAFFLMHYVRNAGPGEDRKRRWCPYEEALELLSSDANRDLLRRAHSLANKHLHRQGSAS; translated from the coding sequence ATGTCGGGATTGACCCATGCCGGGGGTATTGTGGTGCGACTCCAAGGGGATGCTCCCCGTTATCTTGTCGTCACGGCCAAAAACGACGCTCTGCGCTGGGTCTTTCCCAAAGGGCATATCGATCCGGGCGAAACCCCGGAGGCCGCCGCCGAACGCGAGGTGCGCGAAGAGGCCGGGATGGATGCGAAGATCGTGGAGGCGGTGGGTTCGGTTGATTTTAAAAAAGACGGCCGGGAGGCCCGCGCGGCCTTTTTTCTGATGCACTACGTGCGAAACGCCGGTCCGGGGGAGGATCGCAAGCGGCGCTGGTGCCCCTACGAGGAAGCGCTCGAACTTCTGTCCTCCGACGCCAACCGCGATCTCCTGCGCCGCGCGCATTCCCTCGCGAACAAGCACCTTCATCGCCAGGGGTCCGCGTCTTGA
- a CDS encoding response regulator transcription factor, protein MAKKIVMIEDEPDITGLVTHYLEKEGYRVATVRDGAKGFQQIKAEPPDLLILDIMLPEMDGLEICRRVRADSKTAALPIIMLTAKGEETDRVVGLEVGADDYLTKPFSPKELVARVKALLRRADRREAEPDRYVYGDLVLDPVRHEVRLQGREIVLTAKEFGLLERLLKERGRVLSRDALLDKVWGYDADVISRTVDVHIRRLREKIPFLKDCIQTVKPFGYKLKEEP, encoded by the coding sequence GTGGCGAAAAAAATTGTGATGATCGAGGACGAGCCGGACATCACCGGCCTGGTCACCCATTACCTTGAAAAAGAAGGCTATCGCGTCGCGACGGTTCGGGACGGGGCCAAGGGCTTTCAACAGATCAAGGCCGAGCCTCCCGATCTGCTGATCTTGGATATCATGTTGCCCGAAATGGACGGCCTGGAGATCTGCCGGAGGGTGCGCGCGGATTCGAAGACGGCCGCGCTCCCGATCATTATGTTGACCGCGAAGGGTGAAGAGACCGACCGGGTGGTGGGCTTGGAGGTGGGCGCGGACGATTACCTCACCAAGCCCTTCAGCCCCAAGGAGCTCGTGGCCCGCGTCAAAGCCCTTCTTCGAAGGGCCGACCGCCGGGAGGCCGAGCCGGACCGCTATGTTTACGGCGATCTGGTTTTGGATCCGGTCCGCCATGAAGTGCGCCTGCAGGGCCGGGAGATTGTTCTGACGGCCAAGGAGTTCGGCCTGCTCGAACGGCTATTGAAAGAACGCGGCCGCGTTCTGAGCCGGGACGCCCTCCTGGATAAGGTCTGGGGTTACGATGCCGATGTGATCAGTCGAACGGTGGACGTTCACATCCGGCGGCTGCGGGAGAAGATTCCTTTCTTGAAGGACTGTATCCAGACCGTCAAGCCCTTCGGTTACAAGCTCAAAGAGGAACCCTGA